One part of the uncultured Bacteroides sp. genome encodes these proteins:
- the lpxK gene encoding tetraacyldisaccharide 4'-kinase — MEENFIKIHKSLYPLSFLYGLGVSLRNKMFDWNILHSKSYNIPVISVGNITVGGTGKTPHTEYLIKLLKKEFKVAVLSRGYKRKSEGFILANESSTAKEIGDEPFQIKQKFPEVIVSVDKDRCHGIETLQQERASELEVILLDDAYQHRYVAPGINILLVDFNRLICDDALLPAGRLREPARGKSRATMVIVTKCPRVMKPMDFRIITKRLDLYPYQQLYFTSYKYSSLTPIFPTVNNRKRTLGQIEKDEKVLLLTGIASPQQLLQDIERYSSNITPLTFADHHDFTENDMVTLKETFENLPGDKKIIITTEKDAARLTQFSNLDEKIQKNIYTLPIEVRFLQNQEEAFNQNIIEYVRKNKRDSSLPERENAY, encoded by the coding sequence ATGGAAGAAAACTTCATTAAGATACATAAAAGTCTTTATCCACTCTCTTTTCTTTATGGATTGGGGGTAAGCCTGCGCAACAAAATGTTCGACTGGAATATTTTACACTCTAAGAGTTACAATATTCCAGTTATCAGTGTTGGCAATATTACTGTTGGTGGTACAGGGAAAACTCCACATACAGAATATTTAATCAAACTACTTAAAAAGGAATTTAAGGTAGCAGTTCTAAGCCGAGGATATAAGCGAAAATCAGAAGGCTTTATTTTGGCAAATGAAAGCAGTACAGCAAAAGAGATTGGAGATGAACCTTTCCAGATTAAGCAGAAATTTCCGGAAGTAATAGTATCCGTAGATAAAGATCGTTGCCACGGAATAGAGACATTACAACAAGAAAGGGCTTCAGAATTAGAAGTTATTCTTTTGGATGATGCTTATCAACATCGATACGTAGCTCCCGGCATAAATATATTACTGGTAGATTTCAACAGACTTATCTGTGACGATGCACTTCTTCCAGCCGGACGTCTGCGAGAACCAGCACGTGGCAAAAGTAGGGCAACCATGGTTATAGTAACAAAGTGTCCAAGAGTAATGAAACCAATGGATTTCCGGATTATTACAAAACGGTTAGATTTATATCCATATCAGCAACTCTATTTTACCTCGTATAAATACAGTAGCCTAACACCAATCTTTCCAACTGTCAACAATAGAAAAAGAACATTGGGTCAGATTGAGAAAGATGAAAAAGTGCTGTTGCTTACCGGGATTGCATCTCCTCAACAATTACTGCAAGATATAGAGAGATATTCATCCAATATTACTCCCTTAACGTTTGCAGACCACCATGATTTTACAGAAAATGACATGGTAACATTAAAGGAAACTTTTGAGAATCTACCCGGAGACAAGAAAATAATTATAACAACAGAAAAAGATGCCGCGCGTCTTACTCAGTTTAGTAATTTAGACGAAAAAATACAAAAAAACATCTATACTCTTCCTATAGAAGTAAGATTTCTACAGAATCAGGAAGAGGCGTTTAACCAAAACATTATTGAATATGTTAGAAAAAATAAAAGAGACAGCAGCCTTCCTGAAAGAGAGAATGCATACTAG
- a CDS encoding SGNH/GDSL hydrolase family protein, with amino-acid sequence MKTHIIVIVLLLFTLTAKGQLVYHDASAFPLLGKATQSTATRYERLPDSLRNISRKPLWELGQNSAGLAIRFSSNSTTIAAKWEVLLNRSMNHMTDTGVKGLDLYCLQDGKWVFVNSGRPSGKVNTATIIKDMKPEKREYMLYLPLYDGVTSLSIGVDSLSEISQPAVDWPIRQKPLVFYGTSILQGGCASRPGMAHTNILSRWLNREAINLGFSGNGQLDLEIADVIANVDASMYILDFVPNATVEQMKERADKFYTIIRSRHPDTPILFVEDPIFTHSRFDQRMAKEVKDKNETINAFFQTLKKRGEKNIYFLSSKNMVGNDGEAMVDGIHFTDLGFMRYSELLYPVIKKYMK; translated from the coding sequence ATGAAAACACACATTATAGTTATTGTTTTGCTGTTATTTACATTAACAGCAAAAGGCCAGCTCGTTTACCACGACGCTTCAGCCTTTCCTTTATTAGGCAAAGCTACACAAAGTACAGCCACACGTTATGAGCGTTTACCGGATTCTTTGAGAAATATATCCCGCAAACCTTTATGGGAACTAGGACAAAACAGTGCCGGACTGGCAATTCGTTTCAGCTCCAATTCCACAACTATTGCAGCAAAATGGGAAGTACTCTTAAACCGAAGCATGAATCACATGACCGATACAGGTGTAAAAGGGCTCGATCTCTATTGTCTACAAGACGGTAAATGGGTATTTGTCAACAGCGGACGTCCGTCGGGAAAAGTAAATACTGCCACAATCATAAAAGATATGAAACCAGAGAAACGGGAATATATGTTGTATCTCCCGCTTTATGATGGAGTTACCTCCTTATCAATAGGTGTAGATTCTTTATCGGAAATCTCTCAACCAGCTGTTGACTGGCCTATTCGCCAAAAACCTCTTGTATTCTATGGCACCAGTATTCTTCAAGGAGGTTGCGCTTCCCGTCCGGGTATGGCACATACAAACATTTTGTCTCGCTGGCTAAATCGTGAAGCTATTAATCTGGGATTCAGCGGTAACGGACAATTAGATCTGGAAATTGCAGATGTTATTGCTAACGTAGACGCTTCAATGTACATTCTCGATTTTGTGCCAAACGCTACCGTAGAACAAATGAAAGAACGGGCGGACAAGTTCTATACTATTATCAGAAGTCGCCATCCGGATACTCCTATACTTTTCGTGGAAGATCCTATATTTACCCACAGTCGGTTCGATCAAAGAATGGCTAAGGAAGTAAAAGATAAAAACGAAACTATCAATGCTTTCTTTCAGACCCTTAAAAAACGTGGAGAGAAGAACATTTATTTCCTTTCCTCCAAAAACATGGTTGGCAATGACGGTGAAGCAATGGTAGACGGTATTCATTTTACCGATCTTGGCTTTATGCGTTATTCAGAATTACTTTATCCTGTTATAAAGAAATATATGAAGTAA
- a CDS encoding purine-nucleoside phosphorylase, translated as MLEKIKETAAFLKERMHTSPETAIILGTGLGNLANEITEKYEIKYQDIPNFPVSTVEGHSGKLIFGKLGNKDIMAMQGRFHYYEGYSMKEVTFPVRVMKELGIKTLFVSNASGGMNDAFEIGDLMIIRDHINFFPEHPLRGKNLYGDRFPDMSDAYSKDLINKALDIAKEKGIKVQQGVYLGTQGPTFETPSEYKMFHILGADAVGMSTVPEVIVANHAGIKCFGISIITDLGVEGKIVEVSHEEVQKAADAAQPKMTTIMRELINRA; from the coding sequence ATGTTAGAAAAAATAAAAGAGACAGCAGCCTTCCTGAAAGAGAGAATGCATACTAGCCCGGAAACAGCAATTATTTTAGGAACAGGATTAGGAAATCTGGCTAATGAAATTACAGAAAAATACGAGATAAAATATCAGGATATCCCTAACTTCCCGGTCTCCACAGTAGAAGGACATAGCGGAAAGCTTATTTTCGGGAAATTAGGAAATAAAGATATTATGGCTATGCAAGGCCGCTTCCACTACTACGAAGGTTACTCAATGAAAGAAGTAACGTTCCCTGTACGGGTTATGAAAGAACTCGGCATCAAAACATTATTTGTTTCTAATGCCAGCGGTGGAATGAATGACGCTTTTGAAATTGGAGACTTGATGATTATCAGAGATCATATTAATTTTTTCCCGGAACATCCGCTTCGTGGAAAAAACTTATATGGAGACCGTTTCCCTGATATGAGTGATGCTTATTCCAAAGATTTAATAAATAAAGCACTAGATATTGCCAAAGAAAAAGGAATCAAAGTTCAGCAAGGAGTATATTTAGGAACACAAGGTCCTACATTCGAAACGCCTTCAGAATATAAGATGTTTCATATTCTGGGAGCAGATGCAGTAGGAATGTCTACTGTACCGGAAGTTATTGTAGCCAACCATGCCGGTATTAAATGCTTTGGTATCTCAATCATAACAGATCTAGGTGTTGAAGGTAAAATCGTAGAAGTATCTCACGAAGAAGTACAGAAAGCAGCCGATGCTGCGCAACCAAAAATGACAACTATCATGCGTGAATTAATTAATCGCGCATAA
- the xyl3A gene encoding xylan 1,4-beta-xylosidase, translating to MKRNLGIVCLCSLSIGISAQEAYKNPKLTPTERAKDLLKRLTLEEKVALMQNSSKPIPRLGIKAYDWWSEALHGIARAGNATVFPQTIGMAASFDDALLYKVFDAVSDEARVKYRQFSSSGQFGRYQGLTVWTPNINIFRDPRWGRGQETYGEDPYLTSRMGQAVVHGLQGTPKAGYDKLHACAKHFAVHSGPEWNRHTYNAENISPRDLWETYLPAFKDLVQKADVKEVMCAYNSFEGSPCCGSNRLLMQILRDEWKYKHLVVSDCWAINDIYMPVPKGHGAEPDPAHAASRAVATGTDVECGSVYGNLPAAVKQGLINEDKINQSVVRLLKARFELGEMDDPSLVPWMQLKDEVVNSLEHQQLALKMAQESMTLLQNRDNLLPLAKNLKVAVMGPNATDSVTMWANYNGLPYHTTTIIEGIKNKIGADKVTYVQGCGYTQNVALNSFFDQCALNGKPGFEAIYWNNTDFSGDAIANDWLTTPLNFSAAGGTVFSRGVPLSNFSARYHSVFTPKESGDVSFYMNLTGSYTLFIDGVQQSKGRSIGLPTNVFTLKAEAGKSYDIRLDYSVRYDGTLNFDFGKEVNLDFTKTIASVKDADVVVFVGGISPKLEGEEMAVKADGFRGGDRTNIELPAVQRELLQQLYNAGKKVVFVNCSGSALGLVPETKSCEAILQAWYPGQAAGTAVADVLFGDYNPAGRLPVTFYKNVEQLPDFENYNMKGRTYRYFKGEALFPFGYGLSYTTFAYGKGKLAKSIVKAGGSVELTIPVSNTGKRDGEEVIQVYLSRPADVDGPTKTLRAFRRVSLKAGENKQITIKLTADDLQWFDTKSNTMRCVPGEYKLLYGGSSADKDLKVLRFKMN from the coding sequence ATTAAACGGAATCTTGGCATAGTCTGCCTATGTTCTCTGTCAATAGGTATTTCTGCCCAGGAGGCATATAAAAATCCGAAGTTAACTCCTACGGAAAGGGCTAAAGATTTGCTAAAAAGACTAACGTTAGAAGAAAAAGTTGCTCTCATGCAAAACTCCTCGAAGCCTATACCACGATTGGGTATCAAGGCATACGACTGGTGGAGCGAAGCACTTCATGGTATAGCGCGTGCCGGTAATGCAACTGTTTTTCCGCAAACAATAGGTATGGCTGCTTCTTTTGATGATGCACTTCTTTATAAGGTTTTCGATGCGGTGAGTGATGAGGCTCGGGTAAAATACCGCCAGTTTAGTAGTTCAGGACAGTTTGGGCGATATCAGGGACTTACCGTGTGGACTCCCAATATCAATATTTTCCGTGATCCACGTTGGGGAAGGGGACAGGAAACTTATGGTGAAGATCCGTACCTGACTAGTCGCATGGGGCAGGCTGTGGTTCACGGACTTCAGGGAACTCCGAAAGCGGGTTACGATAAACTTCATGCATGTGCCAAACACTTTGCCGTGCACAGCGGACCGGAGTGGAACAGGCATACCTACAATGCTGAGAATATCTCACCGCGTGATTTATGGGAAACTTATCTGCCTGCTTTCAAAGATCTCGTGCAAAAGGCGGATGTAAAAGAGGTGATGTGTGCTTACAACAGTTTTGAAGGATCACCCTGCTGTGGATCCAACCGTTTGCTTATGCAGATATTACGTGATGAATGGAAATATAAACATTTGGTTGTTAGCGATTGCTGGGCAATAAATGATATCTATATGCCTGTACCAAAAGGACACGGTGCAGAACCCGATCCTGCTCATGCAGCATCAAGAGCTGTAGCAACTGGTACGGATGTGGAATGTGGTTCTGTTTACGGAAACCTTCCGGCTGCTGTGAAACAAGGACTTATTAACGAAGACAAGATTAATCAGTCTGTTGTCCGCTTGCTAAAAGCTCGTTTTGAGCTCGGCGAAATGGATGATCCTTCTTTAGTTCCATGGATGCAGCTGAAAGATGAAGTTGTTAATAGTCTGGAGCATCAGCAATTGGCTCTTAAAATGGCTCAGGAAAGTATGACTTTGTTGCAGAACAGAGATAACTTGCTGCCATTAGCTAAGAATCTGAAAGTTGCGGTGATGGGACCTAATGCAACAGACTCTGTTACTATGTGGGCCAATTACAACGGACTTCCATATCACACTACAACGATTATTGAAGGCATAAAAAATAAGATAGGAGCAGATAAGGTTACTTATGTTCAGGGTTGTGGTTATACTCAGAATGTTGCACTGAACAGCTTTTTCGATCAGTGTGCATTAAACGGTAAACCTGGTTTCGAAGCTATATATTGGAATAATACAGATTTTAGTGGAGATGCTATTGCCAATGACTGGCTTACCACTCCGTTAAACTTTTCCGCTGCCGGTGGAACAGTCTTTTCACGCGGAGTGCCATTGTCAAATTTCTCTGCCCGCTATCATTCAGTCTTTACCCCTAAAGAGTCTGGTGATGTTTCTTTTTATATGAATTTAACCGGATCATATACACTTTTTATTGATGGTGTTCAGCAAAGTAAAGGTAGAAGTATTGGTTTGCCTACCAACGTTTTTACGTTGAAAGCAGAGGCTGGAAAATCGTATGATATTCGATTGGACTATAGCGTACGTTATGACGGCACTCTTAACTTTGACTTTGGTAAAGAGGTGAATCTCGATTTTACTAAGACAATTGCTAGTGTGAAAGATGCAGATGTGGTTGTTTTTGTAGGAGGTATTTCTCCTAAACTGGAAGGAGAGGAGATGGCTGTTAAAGCTGATGGATTCAGAGGAGGCGACCGTACAAATATTGAGTTGCCTGCTGTTCAACGTGAGTTGCTTCAGCAATTGTATAATGCTGGTAAAAAAGTGGTGTTTGTAAATTGCTCGGGTTCTGCTCTGGGCTTGGTGCCTGAGACTAAGAGTTGTGAAGCTATTCTGCAAGCATGGTATCCCGGTCAGGCAGCTGGTACTGCTGTAGCCGATGTGTTGTTTGGCGATTACAATCCTGCCGGACGTTTGCCGGTTACCTTCTATAAAAATGTAGAGCAACTGCCCGACTTTGAAAACTACAATATGAAAGGTCGTACTTACCGTTACTTTAAGGGTGAGGCTCTCTTCCCATTTGGTTATGGGTTAAGTTATACAACTTTTGCTTATGGAAAAGGTAAATTAGCTAAATCCATTGTAAAGGCAGGTGGTTCGGTAGAGCTCACTATTCCTGTTAGCAACACAGGCAAACGAGATGGAGAAGAAGTGATACAAGTTTATCTTAGCCGTCCGGCTGATGTAGATGGTCCAACCAAAACACTTCGGGCATTTCGTCGTGTATCTTTAAAAGCCGGCGAAAATAAGCAAATCACTATCAAACTGACTGCAGACGATTTGCAGTGGTTTGATACAAAATCAAATACCATGAGATGTGTGCCGGGAGAATACAAACTACTCTATGGCGGAAGCTCTGCTGATAAGGATTTAAAAGTATTGCGGTTTAAAATGAATTAG
- the thiL gene encoding thiamine-phosphate kinase, which translates to MQERKRTEIATLGEFGLIKHLTEGIELKNESSKYGVGDDAAVLSYPDKQVLVTTDLLMEGVHFDLTYVPLKHLGYKAAIVNISDIYAMNGSPKQMIISVAVSKKFCIEDMEELYAGIQIACEEHNVDIVGGDTSSSLTGLALSITCIGEADKDKVVYRNGAKETDLICVSGDLGAAYMGLQLLEREKVVLRGEKDGQPDFSGKEYLLERQLKPEARKDIIEKLAQMNILPTSMMDISDGLSSELMHICTQSKVGCRVYEEHIPIDYQTAVMAEEFNMNLTTCALNGGEDYELLFTVPISEHEKIAEMEGVKMIGHITKQDLGCALITRDGQEFELKAQGWNALSQKNN; encoded by the coding sequence ATGCAAGAAAGAAAAAGAACAGAGATTGCAACATTAGGAGAATTTGGCCTCATCAAACACCTTACAGAAGGGATTGAATTAAAAAACGAATCCAGCAAATATGGTGTGGGCGATGATGCAGCAGTACTCTCCTATCCGGACAAACAAGTTCTGGTTACAACAGATTTATTAATGGAAGGTGTTCATTTTGATCTGACTTATGTTCCATTGAAACATTTGGGATATAAAGCTGCCATCGTTAATATCTCGGATATTTACGCAATGAACGGCAGTCCCAAACAAATGATCATTTCAGTTGCTGTTTCCAAGAAATTCTGCATAGAAGATATGGAAGAGCTTTATGCCGGAATACAAATTGCATGCGAAGAGCACAATGTTGATATTGTAGGCGGAGACACATCTTCATCCCTGACCGGTCTTGCCTTAAGCATTACCTGCATTGGCGAAGCGGACAAAGATAAAGTTGTTTATCGCAATGGAGCTAAAGAAACCGACTTAATTTGTGTTAGTGGTGATTTAGGAGCAGCCTATATGGGACTTCAGCTTTTAGAAAGAGAAAAAGTTGTACTCAGAGGAGAAAAAGACGGGCAACCTGACTTTTCCGGAAAAGAATACCTGTTGGAGCGTCAGTTGAAACCTGAAGCACGAAAAGATATTATTGAAAAATTAGCGCAGATGAATATTCTACCTACTTCAATGATGGATATTTCGGATGGTCTTTCTTCAGAGCTAATGCACATTTGTACTCAAAGCAAGGTTGGTTGCCGTGTTTACGAGGAACATATTCCAATTGATTACCAAACAGCTGTTATGGCCGAAGAATTCAACATGAATCTTACAACTTGTGCACTTAATGGTGGAGAAGATTATGAACTACTTTTCACCGTACCTATTTCAGAACATGAAAAGATAGCAGAGATGGAAGGGGTAAAAATGATCGGTCACATCACCAAGCAAGACTTAGGATGTGCATTAATCACCAGAGACGGACAAGAATTTGAATTAAAAGCTCAAGGATGGAATGCATTATCCCAAAAGAATAACTAA
- a CDS encoding trehalase family glycosidase, whose protein sequence is MKRIRILSLIAVILYAASTFAQFPERTPGNVEKYKRICREHIYKDMKGMYRNAGGALKYPFLAPGSSQYLDMLWDWDSWLSDVALRQILLEKGTKADREEALKYEQGCVLNSLSYGGMDGWIPIWIERDAPSRKDMLSKRNPWKSNMHKPCLAQHAAFIVKNMNGDAEWLRDNFYTLQAFVDKYWNYHRDKITGLLYWETDEAIGVDNDPSTFFRPQESSGSIFLNCMMYRELLAMEYLAKSLNLTDIGQMYKQEADLLCSSIREHCWDKRDKFYYSVDFNLLPVQKPQVETLQKGDFFLHTGHPRTYDCLIQRFSVWSGFLSMWAGIATPEQAKQMVEKQYRDTTSFNAPCGVRTLSPLEKMYDLRASGNPSSWLGPIWINANYMVFRGLVNYGFKDDARELAEKTILLLGRDYERFGALHEYYLPENGEPVLNKGFQNWNLLVLNMAAWLDGKEMVTEF, encoded by the coding sequence ATGAAAAGAATCCGCATTTTGTCTCTGATAGCTGTAATACTATATGCTGCTTCTACCTTTGCTCAATTTCCTGAAAGGACTCCCGGGAATGTAGAGAAATATAAAAGAATCTGCCGTGAACATATCTATAAAGATATGAAAGGAATGTATCGAAATGCTGGTGGTGCTCTGAAATATCCTTTTCTGGCTCCCGGAAGTAGTCAGTATCTGGATATGCTGTGGGATTGGGATTCCTGGCTGAGTGATGTGGCACTGAGGCAGATTCTTTTGGAAAAAGGTACTAAAGCGGATAGAGAAGAAGCTTTGAAATATGAACAGGGATGTGTGCTCAATTCTTTGAGCTACGGTGGTATGGATGGCTGGATTCCTATCTGGATAGAACGCGATGCACCATCCCGAAAGGATATGCTTTCCAAACGTAATCCATGGAAGAGCAATATGCACAAACCTTGTCTGGCACAACATGCAGCGTTTATTGTTAAGAATATGAATGGTGACGCTGAGTGGCTAAGGGATAACTTTTACACATTGCAGGCTTTTGTTGATAAATACTGGAACTATCATCGTGATAAAATTACCGGATTGCTATATTGGGAAACGGATGAGGCCATTGGAGTTGATAACGACCCCAGCACTTTTTTCCGTCCGCAAGAAAGCTCTGGTTCTATCTTTCTTAATTGCATGATGTATCGCGAACTTTTGGCTATGGAATATCTGGCGAAGAGCTTAAACTTGACTGATATAGGACAAATGTATAAGCAAGAGGCTGATTTATTGTGTAGTTCAATCCGTGAACATTGTTGGGATAAACGGGATAAGTTTTATTATAGCGTCGATTTTAATCTACTCCCTGTGCAGAAGCCACAGGTGGAAACGCTTCAGAAAGGTGACTTCTTTCTGCATACAGGTCATCCACGTACGTATGATTGCTTGATTCAGCGTTTTAGTGTATGGAGCGGTTTCCTATCAATGTGGGCAGGAATAGCTACTCCCGAACAGGCTAAGCAGATGGTTGAGAAACAATACCGTGATACAACCTCGTTTAATGCACCTTGTGGAGTAAGAACCTTGTCTCCTTTGGAAAAAATGTATGATCTCAGAGCTAGCGGAAATCCTTCTTCCTGGTTGGGCCCTATTTGGATTAATGCCAATTACATGGTTTTCAGAGGGCTTGTTAATTACGGCTTTAAAGATGATGCACGCGAACTGGCTGAAAAAACGATTCTTTTGTTGGGACGTGATTACGAACGTTTCGGGGCTTTACATGAATACTACTTACCGGAGAATGGTGAACCGGTTCTCAATAAAGGCTTTCAGAACTGGAATCTGCTAGTGTTGAATATGGCGGCCTGGCTAGATGGTAAGGAGATGGTAACTGAATTTTAA